One genomic region from Rosa rugosa chromosome 1, drRosRugo1.1, whole genome shotgun sequence encodes:
- the LOC133725186 gene encoding FCS-Like Zinc finger 10-like, producing the protein MADSNSLSLKHTSSILFSIPDFFVGFGNKGSSDSDSVRSPTSPLDLRPFSNLSNPFRLRSARSSSHNGNHKKWDCRKAGLGIVNSLVDETKATSEVLGSSKRKTIIFRPQVGKNNPHSSKLCSGSDDYSMKSQSLPRNYIIRPLSETISLNPQLKPDKVNVSSGFVGLPLESEPSENIEPFLLDSSRDSSLIVSMQGESSLGFKPSSLPVPIVSNPQYASSIPAREMELSEDYTCIISHGPNPKTTHIFCDCILECHTKYLNNVDKEIVEIESPRVGQHQEGLAHDPSDEILRFCYTCKKNLVGEEIYMCRSEKAFCSFDCHSEKIFAEEEAEESWDKSAGSSPESYQEDLFLLGMHSQETRDIE; encoded by the exons ATGGCTGATTCTAATAGTTTAAGCCTGAAACACACAAGTAGCATACTTTTCAGTATTCCTGATTTCTTTGTAGGGTTTGGTAACAAAGGTTCTTCAGATTCTGACTCAGTTAGGAGCCCTACATCTCCTCTGGACCTCAGGCCTTTTTCAAATCTTAGCAACCCATTTAGACTTAGGTCCGCTCGGTCATCATCCCACAATGGAAATCACAAGAAATGGGATTGTAGGAAAGCAGGCCTTGGCATTGTCAATTCCCTTGTTGATGAAACCAAAGCTACTAGTGAAGTTCTTGGTTCATCGAAGAGGAAAACCATAATTTTTCGACCACAGGTGGGGAAAAACAACCCTCACTCCTCAAAGCTTTGTTCTGGTTCAGATGATTATTCCATGAAGTCCCAATCTTTACCCAGAAACTACATAATTAGGCCACTTTCTGAAACCATATCTCTCAATCCCCAACTCAAACCAGATAAAGTGAATGTTTCATCTGGGTTTGTGGGACTTCCTTTGGAATCTGAACCATCTGAAAACATTGAACCGTTTTTGTTGGACTCCAGCAGGGATTCCTCACTGATTGTCTCTATGCAAGGAGAAAGTTCGTTGGGTTTTAAACCAAGTTCACTTCCAGTACCCATTGTCTCTAACCCTCAATATGCATCCTCTATCCCTGCTAGAGAGATGGAACTTTCTGAGGACTATACGTGTATAATTTCTCATGGTCCAAACCCGAAGACTACTCATATTTTTTGTGACTGTATATTGGAATGTCACACAAAATATTTAAACAATGTTGACAAAGAAATAGTCGAGATAGAATCACCTCGAGTGGGTCAGCACCAGGAGGGATTGGCACATGACCCTTCAGATGAAATTTTGAGATTCTGTTACACCTGCAAGAAGAACTTGGTAGGAGAGGAAATTTACATGTGCAG AAGTGAGAAAGcattttgtagttttgattGTCACTCAGAGAAGATTTTTGCTGAAGAGGAAGCAGAAGAGAGTTGGGATAAATCTGCAGGAAGCTCTCCTGAAAGCTACCAGGAAGATCTCTTCTTATTGGGTATGCATAGTCAGGAGACTCGGGACATAGAGTAG
- the LOC133725184 gene encoding MAR-binding filament-like protein 1-1 isoform X1, whose amino-acid sequence MGFAMGSTCFLHSRFPFSSSSHSKTRNAETNARRNRTRVPMSSLRQEDLNDGDHGKRRAILFVGISVLPLLHLRAHAFEAWPTKEIEPKTPDKNIKAEQGLQGDAAPNPILSILNGIGIFSSGVIGAFYGLAQKEKKATDAIVESMKNQLKEKEAAIASLEKNFESKLLDEQEERSKQLGKAKEEQRSLTDQLNSAKSTIVDLGRELNSEKKLIEELKIQSESLKTNLSKAIEDKVELEESLKEKLHSIEDLQGRINLLNSELKDRESNVRSLTSSLAEKDLELKDLKTTYKQTRDELAHAVSDIQQLKVELLKNQKELELKSSTVDELNSTVSSLSSEKDDFKRKFDAIQEEYNNLKSSSGKKAALDAKLLGEKDEALELLKEKLELALTDSSRSKQITADLTREKETLREMLDNALNSEENLKHELHITQEALGKSRNEASNLEHQLKQSKNLCTELEAEISRVQAEFTGVRESLQRSLHEATSSGDVIAIELAAVKELLKKTEEELQSVSHQLAAVAENRDSLQNELVDVYKTADKASNDLKEEKERVSSLQKELQTLEKQISENKKSQKSLETDLEEATKSLDEMNRNALILSKELEKANSLISNLEDEKEVFYKSLTEQKTASKEARENMEDAHNLVMKLGKERESLEKRAKKMEEELASAKGEILRLRSKIKSSKDLVNNEKPQKVEAEGAVTVTAKRGRRRKAAESE is encoded by the exons ATGGGGTTTGCAATGGGGAGCACTTGCTTCTTACACTCTCGatttcccttttcttcttcttctcattcCAAAACCAGAAATGCAGAGACCAACGCAAGAAGAAACAGAACAAGAGTGCCAATGTCGTCTCTGCGCCAAGAGGACCTCAACGACGGCGATCATGGCAAGAGGAGGGCTATTCTCTTTGTGGGTATCTCAGTTCTTCCACTATTGCATCTCAGGGCTCATGCTTTTGAAGCCTGGCCCACTA aagaaattgagccaaagacTCCAGACAAGAACATAAAGGCAGAG CAGGGACTGCAAGGAGATGCAGCACCAAATCCCATTTTGTCTATCCTGAATGGTATTGGTATTTTCAGCTCTGGTGTCATTGGTGCGTTTTATGGATTGgctcagaaagaaaagaaagccaCTGATGCAATAGTAGAATCT ATGAAGAACCAGCTGAAAGAAAAGGAAGCTGCTATTGCTTCATTGGAGAAGAACTTTGAATCCAAGCTACTGGATGAACAGGAAGAAAGGAGCAAGCAACTTGGAAAGGCAAAGGAAGAGCAGAGGTCTCTAACAGACCAACTAAATTCAGCAAAGAGTACTATTGTTGACCTAGGGAGGGAGCTAAATAGTGAGAAGAAGTTGATTGAGGAGCTTAAAATTCAAAGTGAAAGCCTTAAAACAAACCTTTCAAAGGCTATCGAAGATAAGGTAGAGCTTGAAGAAAGTTTGAAGGAAAAGCTCCACTCGATCGAAGATTTGCAGGGAAGGATTAATTTACTCAATTCAGAACTGAAGGACAGAGAAAGTAATGTTCGAAGCCTTACCTCTTCTCTCGCAGAAAAGGATTTGGAGTTGAAGGACTTAAAAACCACCTACAAGCAAACTAGGGATGAACTAGCTCATGCAGTTTCAgatattcaacaattaaaagtTGAACTCCTGAAGAATCAAAAGGAATTGGAATTGAAGAGTTCCACTGTGGATGAATTGAATTCAACAGTAAGTTCTTTGTCTTCTGAGAAAGATGATTTTAAGAGGAAGTTTGATGCTATTCAGGAGGAATACAATAATCTGAAATCATCCTCTGGAAAAAAGGCAGCTTTGGATGCTAAGCTTTTGGGAGAAAAAGATGAGGCCCTTGAGCTGCTAAAGGAAAAACTTGAGCTTGCATTGACTGACTCAAGTAGAAGCAAACAGATAACTGCTGATTTGACCCGAGAGAAGGAAACCTTGAGGGAAATGTTGGATAATGCATTGAACAGTGAAGAGAACTTGAAACATGAACTCCACATCACTCAGGAAGCTCTTGGAAAATCTAGAAATGAAGCTTCGAATCTGGAACATCAATTAAAACAGTCAAAAAATTTGTGTACAGAACTTGAAGCTGAGATCTCTCGGGTTCAGGCTGAGTTTACTGGAGTTAGGGAATCACTGCAGAGGAGCCTTCATGAGGCTACATCAAGTGGTGACGTGATTGCTATTGAGCTTGCTGCAGTAAAAGAACTTCTAAAGAAGACAGAAGAGGAGCTGCAAAGTGTGTCTCATCAACTAGCAGCTGTTGCAGAAAATCGTGATAGCCTGCAGAATGAATTGGTTGATGTATATAAAACAGCTGACAAAGCTTCTAATGATTTAAAAGAAGAGAAGGAGCGAGTTTCTTCTCTTCAAAAAGAACTTCAAACTCTGGAGAAGCAAATCTCAGAGAACAAGAAGTCCCAGAAATCTCTTGAGACAGACCTGGAAGAGGCTACAAAGTCACTTGATGAGATGAACCGAAATGCATTAATACTTTCCAAAGAGTTAGAGAAGGCTAATTCTCTAATTTCTAACCTTGAAGATGAGAAAGAGGTGTTTTACAAGTCCCTAACAGAGCAAAAGACTGCATCCAAAGAGGCACGTGAAAACATGGAAGATGCCCATAATCTTGTCATGAAACTTGGCAAGGAAAGGGAGAGTCTGGAGAAGAGAgcaaagaaaatggaagaggAGTTGGCATCTGCCAAGGGTGAAATATTGCGGCTGAGGAGTAAAATAAAATCGTCGAAAGATCTTGTAAATAATGAGAAACCACAGAAAGTTGAGGCTGAAGGTGCTGTCACTGTTACTGCAAAGAGAGGTAGGAGGAGAAAGGCTGCTGAATCAGAGTGA
- the LOC133725184 gene encoding MAR-binding filament-like protein 1-1 isoform X2, which translates to MGFAMGSTCFLHSRFPFSSSSHSKTRNAETNARRNRTRVPMSSLRQEDLNDGDHGKRRAILFVGISVLPLLHLRAHAFEAWPTKEIEPKTPDKNIKAEGLQGDAAPNPILSILNGIGIFSSGVIGAFYGLAQKEKKATDAIVESMKNQLKEKEAAIASLEKNFESKLLDEQEERSKQLGKAKEEQRSLTDQLNSAKSTIVDLGRELNSEKKLIEELKIQSESLKTNLSKAIEDKVELEESLKEKLHSIEDLQGRINLLNSELKDRESNVRSLTSSLAEKDLELKDLKTTYKQTRDELAHAVSDIQQLKVELLKNQKELELKSSTVDELNSTVSSLSSEKDDFKRKFDAIQEEYNNLKSSSGKKAALDAKLLGEKDEALELLKEKLELALTDSSRSKQITADLTREKETLREMLDNALNSEENLKHELHITQEALGKSRNEASNLEHQLKQSKNLCTELEAEISRVQAEFTGVRESLQRSLHEATSSGDVIAIELAAVKELLKKTEEELQSVSHQLAAVAENRDSLQNELVDVYKTADKASNDLKEEKERVSSLQKELQTLEKQISENKKSQKSLETDLEEATKSLDEMNRNALILSKELEKANSLISNLEDEKEVFYKSLTEQKTASKEARENMEDAHNLVMKLGKERESLEKRAKKMEEELASAKGEILRLRSKIKSSKDLVNNEKPQKVEAEGAVTVTAKRGRRRKAAESE; encoded by the exons ATGGGGTTTGCAATGGGGAGCACTTGCTTCTTACACTCTCGatttcccttttcttcttcttctcattcCAAAACCAGAAATGCAGAGACCAACGCAAGAAGAAACAGAACAAGAGTGCCAATGTCGTCTCTGCGCCAAGAGGACCTCAACGACGGCGATCATGGCAAGAGGAGGGCTATTCTCTTTGTGGGTATCTCAGTTCTTCCACTATTGCATCTCAGGGCTCATGCTTTTGAAGCCTGGCCCACTA aagaaattgagccaaagacTCCAGACAAGAACATAAAGGCAGAG GGACTGCAAGGAGATGCAGCACCAAATCCCATTTTGTCTATCCTGAATGGTATTGGTATTTTCAGCTCTGGTGTCATTGGTGCGTTTTATGGATTGgctcagaaagaaaagaaagccaCTGATGCAATAGTAGAATCT ATGAAGAACCAGCTGAAAGAAAAGGAAGCTGCTATTGCTTCATTGGAGAAGAACTTTGAATCCAAGCTACTGGATGAACAGGAAGAAAGGAGCAAGCAACTTGGAAAGGCAAAGGAAGAGCAGAGGTCTCTAACAGACCAACTAAATTCAGCAAAGAGTACTATTGTTGACCTAGGGAGGGAGCTAAATAGTGAGAAGAAGTTGATTGAGGAGCTTAAAATTCAAAGTGAAAGCCTTAAAACAAACCTTTCAAAGGCTATCGAAGATAAGGTAGAGCTTGAAGAAAGTTTGAAGGAAAAGCTCCACTCGATCGAAGATTTGCAGGGAAGGATTAATTTACTCAATTCAGAACTGAAGGACAGAGAAAGTAATGTTCGAAGCCTTACCTCTTCTCTCGCAGAAAAGGATTTGGAGTTGAAGGACTTAAAAACCACCTACAAGCAAACTAGGGATGAACTAGCTCATGCAGTTTCAgatattcaacaattaaaagtTGAACTCCTGAAGAATCAAAAGGAATTGGAATTGAAGAGTTCCACTGTGGATGAATTGAATTCAACAGTAAGTTCTTTGTCTTCTGAGAAAGATGATTTTAAGAGGAAGTTTGATGCTATTCAGGAGGAATACAATAATCTGAAATCATCCTCTGGAAAAAAGGCAGCTTTGGATGCTAAGCTTTTGGGAGAAAAAGATGAGGCCCTTGAGCTGCTAAAGGAAAAACTTGAGCTTGCATTGACTGACTCAAGTAGAAGCAAACAGATAACTGCTGATTTGACCCGAGAGAAGGAAACCTTGAGGGAAATGTTGGATAATGCATTGAACAGTGAAGAGAACTTGAAACATGAACTCCACATCACTCAGGAAGCTCTTGGAAAATCTAGAAATGAAGCTTCGAATCTGGAACATCAATTAAAACAGTCAAAAAATTTGTGTACAGAACTTGAAGCTGAGATCTCTCGGGTTCAGGCTGAGTTTACTGGAGTTAGGGAATCACTGCAGAGGAGCCTTCATGAGGCTACATCAAGTGGTGACGTGATTGCTATTGAGCTTGCTGCAGTAAAAGAACTTCTAAAGAAGACAGAAGAGGAGCTGCAAAGTGTGTCTCATCAACTAGCAGCTGTTGCAGAAAATCGTGATAGCCTGCAGAATGAATTGGTTGATGTATATAAAACAGCTGACAAAGCTTCTAATGATTTAAAAGAAGAGAAGGAGCGAGTTTCTTCTCTTCAAAAAGAACTTCAAACTCTGGAGAAGCAAATCTCAGAGAACAAGAAGTCCCAGAAATCTCTTGAGACAGACCTGGAAGAGGCTACAAAGTCACTTGATGAGATGAACCGAAATGCATTAATACTTTCCAAAGAGTTAGAGAAGGCTAATTCTCTAATTTCTAACCTTGAAGATGAGAAAGAGGTGTTTTACAAGTCCCTAACAGAGCAAAAGACTGCATCCAAAGAGGCACGTGAAAACATGGAAGATGCCCATAATCTTGTCATGAAACTTGGCAAGGAAAGGGAGAGTCTGGAGAAGAGAgcaaagaaaatggaagaggAGTTGGCATCTGCCAAGGGTGAAATATTGCGGCTGAGGAGTAAAATAAAATCGTCGAAAGATCTTGTAAATAATGAGAAACCACAGAAAGTTGAGGCTGAAGGTGCTGTCACTGTTACTGCAAAGAGAGGTAGGAGGAGAAAGGCTGCTGAATCAGAGTGA
- the LOC133725184 gene encoding MAR-binding filament-like protein 1-1 isoform X4 translates to MGFAMGSTCFLHSRFPFSSSSHSKTRNAETNARRNRTRVPMSSLRQEDLNDGDHGKRRAILFVGISVLPLLHLRAHAFEAWPTKIEPKTPDKNIKAEGLQGDAAPNPILSILNGIGIFSSGVIGAFYGLAQKEKKATDAIVESMKNQLKEKEAAIASLEKNFESKLLDEQEERSKQLGKAKEEQRSLTDQLNSAKSTIVDLGRELNSEKKLIEELKIQSESLKTNLSKAIEDKVELEESLKEKLHSIEDLQGRINLLNSELKDRESNVRSLTSSLAEKDLELKDLKTTYKQTRDELAHAVSDIQQLKVELLKNQKELELKSSTVDELNSTVSSLSSEKDDFKRKFDAIQEEYNNLKSSSGKKAALDAKLLGEKDEALELLKEKLELALTDSSRSKQITADLTREKETLREMLDNALNSEENLKHELHITQEALGKSRNEASNLEHQLKQSKNLCTELEAEISRVQAEFTGVRESLQRSLHEATSSGDVIAIELAAVKELLKKTEEELQSVSHQLAAVAENRDSLQNELVDVYKTADKASNDLKEEKERVSSLQKELQTLEKQISENKKSQKSLETDLEEATKSLDEMNRNALILSKELEKANSLISNLEDEKEVFYKSLTEQKTASKEARENMEDAHNLVMKLGKERESLEKRAKKMEEELASAKGEILRLRSKIKSSKDLVNNEKPQKVEAEGAVTVTAKRGRRRKAAESE, encoded by the exons ATGGGGTTTGCAATGGGGAGCACTTGCTTCTTACACTCTCGatttcccttttcttcttcttctcattcCAAAACCAGAAATGCAGAGACCAACGCAAGAAGAAACAGAACAAGAGTGCCAATGTCGTCTCTGCGCCAAGAGGACCTCAACGACGGCGATCATGGCAAGAGGAGGGCTATTCTCTTTGTGGGTATCTCAGTTCTTCCACTATTGCATCTCAGGGCTCATGCTTTTGAAGCCTGGCCCACTA aaattgagccaaagacTCCAGACAAGAACATAAAGGCAGAG GGACTGCAAGGAGATGCAGCACCAAATCCCATTTTGTCTATCCTGAATGGTATTGGTATTTTCAGCTCTGGTGTCATTGGTGCGTTTTATGGATTGgctcagaaagaaaagaaagccaCTGATGCAATAGTAGAATCT ATGAAGAACCAGCTGAAAGAAAAGGAAGCTGCTATTGCTTCATTGGAGAAGAACTTTGAATCCAAGCTACTGGATGAACAGGAAGAAAGGAGCAAGCAACTTGGAAAGGCAAAGGAAGAGCAGAGGTCTCTAACAGACCAACTAAATTCAGCAAAGAGTACTATTGTTGACCTAGGGAGGGAGCTAAATAGTGAGAAGAAGTTGATTGAGGAGCTTAAAATTCAAAGTGAAAGCCTTAAAACAAACCTTTCAAAGGCTATCGAAGATAAGGTAGAGCTTGAAGAAAGTTTGAAGGAAAAGCTCCACTCGATCGAAGATTTGCAGGGAAGGATTAATTTACTCAATTCAGAACTGAAGGACAGAGAAAGTAATGTTCGAAGCCTTACCTCTTCTCTCGCAGAAAAGGATTTGGAGTTGAAGGACTTAAAAACCACCTACAAGCAAACTAGGGATGAACTAGCTCATGCAGTTTCAgatattcaacaattaaaagtTGAACTCCTGAAGAATCAAAAGGAATTGGAATTGAAGAGTTCCACTGTGGATGAATTGAATTCAACAGTAAGTTCTTTGTCTTCTGAGAAAGATGATTTTAAGAGGAAGTTTGATGCTATTCAGGAGGAATACAATAATCTGAAATCATCCTCTGGAAAAAAGGCAGCTTTGGATGCTAAGCTTTTGGGAGAAAAAGATGAGGCCCTTGAGCTGCTAAAGGAAAAACTTGAGCTTGCATTGACTGACTCAAGTAGAAGCAAACAGATAACTGCTGATTTGACCCGAGAGAAGGAAACCTTGAGGGAAATGTTGGATAATGCATTGAACAGTGAAGAGAACTTGAAACATGAACTCCACATCACTCAGGAAGCTCTTGGAAAATCTAGAAATGAAGCTTCGAATCTGGAACATCAATTAAAACAGTCAAAAAATTTGTGTACAGAACTTGAAGCTGAGATCTCTCGGGTTCAGGCTGAGTTTACTGGAGTTAGGGAATCACTGCAGAGGAGCCTTCATGAGGCTACATCAAGTGGTGACGTGATTGCTATTGAGCTTGCTGCAGTAAAAGAACTTCTAAAGAAGACAGAAGAGGAGCTGCAAAGTGTGTCTCATCAACTAGCAGCTGTTGCAGAAAATCGTGATAGCCTGCAGAATGAATTGGTTGATGTATATAAAACAGCTGACAAAGCTTCTAATGATTTAAAAGAAGAGAAGGAGCGAGTTTCTTCTCTTCAAAAAGAACTTCAAACTCTGGAGAAGCAAATCTCAGAGAACAAGAAGTCCCAGAAATCTCTTGAGACAGACCTGGAAGAGGCTACAAAGTCACTTGATGAGATGAACCGAAATGCATTAATACTTTCCAAAGAGTTAGAGAAGGCTAATTCTCTAATTTCTAACCTTGAAGATGAGAAAGAGGTGTTTTACAAGTCCCTAACAGAGCAAAAGACTGCATCCAAAGAGGCACGTGAAAACATGGAAGATGCCCATAATCTTGTCATGAAACTTGGCAAGGAAAGGGAGAGTCTGGAGAAGAGAgcaaagaaaatggaagaggAGTTGGCATCTGCCAAGGGTGAAATATTGCGGCTGAGGAGTAAAATAAAATCGTCGAAAGATCTTGTAAATAATGAGAAACCACAGAAAGTTGAGGCTGAAGGTGCTGTCACTGTTACTGCAAAGAGAGGTAGGAGGAGAAAGGCTGCTGAATCAGAGTGA
- the LOC133739659 gene encoding uncharacterized protein LOC133739659 — MAALVYQMMSSTALVSLGLYHMIATTRNHLRFPQSYFARPYHPFPLSTSSSSHNHRLKFLQLYLVIAFLAVAIVHRTVASLDADPLLKGRTPVHYFTSLQSAASLFLFLLLTLALLLSEWIPSLLPLPTDLIFGLAAALFYLQSFVSWGAAAVQTSDLQAKCDSISGRISAQASILCLVLACQPRLFLADVGLGASMSLQGLWVLQTGLSLSVDAFIPEGCHKLLDVVNGVEGSTKCDLDESKFRAVAILDLVFLVHVMFVLLIVMVTYAMTAKSVGIRRMGSYEALPNDNSHIQMKSLSGTQA; from the coding sequence ATGGCAGCCCTAGTGTACCAGATGATGTCGTCCACAGCACTGGTCTCACTGGGACTCTACCACATGATCGCCACCACCCGCAACCACCTGAGATTCCCACAGTCCTATTTCGCTAGACCCTACCACCCTTTCCCTCTCTCCACCTCCTCATCATCCCACAATCACCGCCTCAAGTTCCTCCAGCTCTACCTCGTCATTGCATTCCTCGCCGTCGCCATAGTCCACCGAACAGTCGCCTCCTTAGACGCCGATCCACTCCTCAAGGGTCGCACGCCGGTCCACTACTTCACCTCCCTCCAGTCCGCCGCCTCCCTCTTCCTCTTTCTACTCCTCACACTGGCGCTCCTTCTCTCCGAGTGGATCCCATCTTTGCTGCCCCTCCCCACCGACCTCATCTTCGGCCTCGCCGCCGCCCTCTTCTACTTGCAGTCATTTGTCTCTTGGGGCGCCGCAGCCGTCCAGACATCCGACCTTCAGGCCAAATGTGACTCCATCTCAGGAAGGATATCCGCCCAAGCCTCAATCCTCTGCCTCGTCTTAGCTTGCCAGCCAAGACTATTCTTGGCAGACGTAGGCTTGGGCGCTTCCATGTCTCTGCAGGGCCTGTGGGTCCTGCAGACGGGCCTCTCCCTCTCCGTGGATGCCTTCATCCCCGAGGGCTGCCACAAGCTTCTTGATGTGGTCAATGGAGTCGAGGGTTCAACCAAGTGTGATTTGGACGAGTCCAAGTTCAGGGCTGTGGCCATTCTGGATCTAGTGTTCTTGGTGCACGTAATGTTCGTGTTGCTGATTGTGATGGTCACCTATGCAATGACTGCCAAGTCGGTTGGTATTCGGAGAATGGGTTCTTACGAGGCCTTGCCTAATGACAACAGCCACATTCAGATGAAATCCTTGAGTGGCACCCAGGCTTAG
- the LOC133725184 gene encoding MAR-binding filament-like protein 1-1 isoform X3 — MGFAMGSTCFLHSRFPFSSSSHSKTRNAETNARRNRTRVPMSSLRQEDLNDGDHGKRRAILFVGISVLPLLHLRAHAFEAWPTKIEPKTPDKNIKAEQGLQGDAAPNPILSILNGIGIFSSGVIGAFYGLAQKEKKATDAIVESMKNQLKEKEAAIASLEKNFESKLLDEQEERSKQLGKAKEEQRSLTDQLNSAKSTIVDLGRELNSEKKLIEELKIQSESLKTNLSKAIEDKVELEESLKEKLHSIEDLQGRINLLNSELKDRESNVRSLTSSLAEKDLELKDLKTTYKQTRDELAHAVSDIQQLKVELLKNQKELELKSSTVDELNSTVSSLSSEKDDFKRKFDAIQEEYNNLKSSSGKKAALDAKLLGEKDEALELLKEKLELALTDSSRSKQITADLTREKETLREMLDNALNSEENLKHELHITQEALGKSRNEASNLEHQLKQSKNLCTELEAEISRVQAEFTGVRESLQRSLHEATSSGDVIAIELAAVKELLKKTEEELQSVSHQLAAVAENRDSLQNELVDVYKTADKASNDLKEEKERVSSLQKELQTLEKQISENKKSQKSLETDLEEATKSLDEMNRNALILSKELEKANSLISNLEDEKEVFYKSLTEQKTASKEARENMEDAHNLVMKLGKERESLEKRAKKMEEELASAKGEILRLRSKIKSSKDLVNNEKPQKVEAEGAVTVTAKRGRRRKAAESE, encoded by the exons ATGGGGTTTGCAATGGGGAGCACTTGCTTCTTACACTCTCGatttcccttttcttcttcttctcattcCAAAACCAGAAATGCAGAGACCAACGCAAGAAGAAACAGAACAAGAGTGCCAATGTCGTCTCTGCGCCAAGAGGACCTCAACGACGGCGATCATGGCAAGAGGAGGGCTATTCTCTTTGTGGGTATCTCAGTTCTTCCACTATTGCATCTCAGGGCTCATGCTTTTGAAGCCTGGCCCACTA aaattgagccaaagacTCCAGACAAGAACATAAAGGCAGAG CAGGGACTGCAAGGAGATGCAGCACCAAATCCCATTTTGTCTATCCTGAATGGTATTGGTATTTTCAGCTCTGGTGTCATTGGTGCGTTTTATGGATTGgctcagaaagaaaagaaagccaCTGATGCAATAGTAGAATCT ATGAAGAACCAGCTGAAAGAAAAGGAAGCTGCTATTGCTTCATTGGAGAAGAACTTTGAATCCAAGCTACTGGATGAACAGGAAGAAAGGAGCAAGCAACTTGGAAAGGCAAAGGAAGAGCAGAGGTCTCTAACAGACCAACTAAATTCAGCAAAGAGTACTATTGTTGACCTAGGGAGGGAGCTAAATAGTGAGAAGAAGTTGATTGAGGAGCTTAAAATTCAAAGTGAAAGCCTTAAAACAAACCTTTCAAAGGCTATCGAAGATAAGGTAGAGCTTGAAGAAAGTTTGAAGGAAAAGCTCCACTCGATCGAAGATTTGCAGGGAAGGATTAATTTACTCAATTCAGAACTGAAGGACAGAGAAAGTAATGTTCGAAGCCTTACCTCTTCTCTCGCAGAAAAGGATTTGGAGTTGAAGGACTTAAAAACCACCTACAAGCAAACTAGGGATGAACTAGCTCATGCAGTTTCAgatattcaacaattaaaagtTGAACTCCTGAAGAATCAAAAGGAATTGGAATTGAAGAGTTCCACTGTGGATGAATTGAATTCAACAGTAAGTTCTTTGTCTTCTGAGAAAGATGATTTTAAGAGGAAGTTTGATGCTATTCAGGAGGAATACAATAATCTGAAATCATCCTCTGGAAAAAAGGCAGCTTTGGATGCTAAGCTTTTGGGAGAAAAAGATGAGGCCCTTGAGCTGCTAAAGGAAAAACTTGAGCTTGCATTGACTGACTCAAGTAGAAGCAAACAGATAACTGCTGATTTGACCCGAGAGAAGGAAACCTTGAGGGAAATGTTGGATAATGCATTGAACAGTGAAGAGAACTTGAAACATGAACTCCACATCACTCAGGAAGCTCTTGGAAAATCTAGAAATGAAGCTTCGAATCTGGAACATCAATTAAAACAGTCAAAAAATTTGTGTACAGAACTTGAAGCTGAGATCTCTCGGGTTCAGGCTGAGTTTACTGGAGTTAGGGAATCACTGCAGAGGAGCCTTCATGAGGCTACATCAAGTGGTGACGTGATTGCTATTGAGCTTGCTGCAGTAAAAGAACTTCTAAAGAAGACAGAAGAGGAGCTGCAAAGTGTGTCTCATCAACTAGCAGCTGTTGCAGAAAATCGTGATAGCCTGCAGAATGAATTGGTTGATGTATATAAAACAGCTGACAAAGCTTCTAATGATTTAAAAGAAGAGAAGGAGCGAGTTTCTTCTCTTCAAAAAGAACTTCAAACTCTGGAGAAGCAAATCTCAGAGAACAAGAAGTCCCAGAAATCTCTTGAGACAGACCTGGAAGAGGCTACAAAGTCACTTGATGAGATGAACCGAAATGCATTAATACTTTCCAAAGAGTTAGAGAAGGCTAATTCTCTAATTTCTAACCTTGAAGATGAGAAAGAGGTGTTTTACAAGTCCCTAACAGAGCAAAAGACTGCATCCAAAGAGGCACGTGAAAACATGGAAGATGCCCATAATCTTGTCATGAAACTTGGCAAGGAAAGGGAGAGTCTGGAGAAGAGAgcaaagaaaatggaagaggAGTTGGCATCTGCCAAGGGTGAAATATTGCGGCTGAGGAGTAAAATAAAATCGTCGAAAGATCTTGTAAATAATGAGAAACCACAGAAAGTTGAGGCTGAAGGTGCTGTCACTGTTACTGCAAAGAGAGGTAGGAGGAGAAAGGCTGCTGAATCAGAGTGA